A window from Chryseobacterium vaccae encodes these proteins:
- a CDS encoding chloride channel protein, which translates to MKINRRRRLIQTFNLLDQPIRFNPFVFSRTFFMWAFTGLVGGIIAGLYWIVLEHFTEFLAEFQGWMVIPTMAICGLLAGLVIHFIGDPGEIHLIVNNIRFNKGKLDPKNNPSMILSSLFCVASGGSLGPEAPLVQVTGSTGTWLGKIFRLKGEELRSLSIAGMASGFTALFGAPLGGSLFSLEILHHKHAVEYYKAIIPALVASCFSYLMFTLIIHLGIGATWNLKAYHYTGVYDFLYASLFGVVATAFGWIFIFVVKFFKKVFEYRKFPIFIKTLTGGIILGIIAYYFPLTRYFGHNEINQLINGNFALNFLIIILVFKILAIAITVTSGWRGGFIIPLFFVGTTLGLIIHNLFPNVDTTLAIVSCMAAINACVTRTPMSTTIILGTLTGFTYFVPILFASLTGYFLAPRIPFIGSQSEKQTEE; encoded by the coding sequence ATGAAGATCAATAGAAGAAGACGTCTAATACAGACATTCAATCTTCTGGATCAGCCTATAAGATTCAATCCTTTTGTATTTAGCCGTACTTTTTTTATGTGGGCTTTTACAGGTTTGGTAGGCGGCATTATAGCCGGACTTTACTGGATCGTTTTAGAGCACTTTACCGAATTTCTGGCTGAATTCCAAGGATGGATGGTGATTCCCACTATGGCGATCTGTGGTCTTCTGGCCGGGCTGGTTATTCATTTTATCGGCGATCCGGGAGAAATTCACCTGATTGTTAATAACATCAGATTCAATAAAGGAAAATTAGATCCGAAGAACAATCCGTCAATGATTCTTTCCTCGCTTTTTTGTGTAGCATCAGGAGGAAGTCTGGGACCGGAAGCTCCTTTGGTGCAGGTTACCGGTTCTACCGGAACATGGCTTGGGAAAATTTTCAGATTAAAAGGGGAAGAGCTGCGTTCTTTGAGTATTGCCGGGATGGCTTCCGGATTTACAGCCCTGTTTGGAGCACCGCTTGGAGGAAGTCTTTTTTCCCTTGAAATTCTGCATCATAAACATGCAGTGGAATATTACAAAGCGATTATCCCTGCATTGGTAGCAAGCTGCTTCAGTTATCTGATGTTTACTCTGATTATTCATCTGGGAATCGGGGCAACCTGGAATCTGAAGGCTTATCACTATACCGGAGTGTATGATTTTTTGTATGCTTCCTTATTCGGAGTAGTGGCCACAGCCTTTGGATGGATCTTTATTTTTGTGGTGAAATTTTTCAAAAAAGTTTTTGAGTACAGAAAATTTCCAATCTTTATTAAAACATTAACAGGAGGAATTATTTTAGGAATTATTGCTTACTATTTTCCCCTTACAAGATATTTTGGACACAACGAAATTAATCAACTGATCAACGGAAATTTTGCGTTGAACTTTCTGATCATTATTTTAGTTTTTAAAATATTGGCGATTGCCATAACGGTAACCTCAGGATGGAGAGGAGGCTTTATTATTCCGCTGTTCTTTGTAGGAACAACATTAGGATTAATTATTCACAATCTGTTCCCGAATGTAGATACTACTTTAGCGATTGTGAGCTGTATGGCTGCCATCAATGCTTGTGTTACCCGTACACCGATGAGTACCACCATTATTCTGGGAACACTTACCGGGTTTACCTATTTTGTACCGATTCTTTTTGCGAGTCTAACCGGATATTTTCTGGCTCCAAGAATTCCGTTTATCGGTTCACAGTCGGAAAAACAGACTGAGGAATAA
- a CDS encoding DUF423 domain-containing protein has translation MKTVTLVFGAVYGMLSVILGAFGAHALKKILSVERLESFETGVRYQMYAAFFLLIIGYILKFETSSEKWTSILMIAGTFLFSVSIYFLSLQDYLGANLKFLGPITPLGGLLMILSWGMLIFYFAKNKI, from the coding sequence ATGAAAACAGTTACTTTAGTTTTTGGAGCAGTCTATGGAATGCTTTCAGTGATCCTGGGAGCATTTGGAGCACATGCCTTAAAGAAAATATTATCTGTGGAAAGACTGGAAAGTTTTGAAACCGGAGTAAGATACCAGATGTATGCGGCGTTCTTCTTACTGATCATCGGATATATCCTGAAGTTTGAAACCTCTTCCGAAAAATGGACCTCCATCCTGATGATTGCAGGAACATTTTTATTTTCAGTAAGCATCTATTTCCTGAGTTTACAGGATTATTTAGGAGCAAATCTGAAATTCTTAGGTCCAATTACCCCACTTGGAGGCCTGTTGATGATCTTAAGCTGGGGAATGCTGATTTTTTATTTCGCCAAAAATAAAATCTAG